In the genome of Pseudomonas sp. Teo4, the window CGATCAGCGCAGGTAAATCGCTGCTGCGTACAGGACGAACGATCATGCTATCTCCTTGTGCAGCAGCCTACGCCACCGCGAAACTCTGTAATGCGAAGGCCTTAAACGGCAACCAGACGCACGCTGGCGCCCTCACCCACACCCAAGGCATCGGCTGCTTCGGCCGTAAGGCTGACCGGCTTGCCTGGCACCCAGTCCAGCTCCAACAGCACGGCGCGGTAGTCCTGCAACTGGCCGTTGCACACCAGGTACGGGCGCCCACCCTTGATCGGGGCCTCGTCCAGCTTGACCGGAACCACACGGCTCTGGGCAATCGAGCGAATACCCGAGGTACGTGCATGCAAGGTCGGGCCACCATCGAAGATGTCGATGTAGTGCTCGGTCTCGAAGCCTTCGCGCATGAGGATGTCGAAGGTGATCTGCGCACGCGGGTGCACCTGCCCCATGGCCTCCTGCGCCTCGTCGGGCAGCAAGGGCACATAGATCGGGTAGTGCGGCATCAGTTCGGCGAGGAAGGTTCGGCTCTTCAGGCCGCACAGGCGCTCGGCGTCGGCGTAGTTGAGGTCGAAGAAGTTGCGCCCGATGGCGTCCCAGAACGGCGATTCGCCCTGATCGTCGCTGTAGCCGACGATCTCGGTCACCACCGAATCGGCAAAACGCTCTGGGTGCGAGGCCATGAACAGCAGGCGCCCACGCGAATTGAGCTCTGCCCAGGCACTGCTGACCAGTTCCGGCACCACGTAGAAGCTGGTCAACAAGCTGTTACCGGTAAGGTCATGGCACAGCGACAGCACGTGAATCTTGTTGTGGATCTTCAGCTCACGCGAGGCATGCACGAAGGTTTCGTTGCGGAAGCTGTAGAACGGCTCGGAGTAGCCCGCCGAAGCGACGATCGCCGAGCAACCGGCCAACTTGCCGGTGGCGCTGTCTTCAAGCACGAAGAAATAGCTCTCTTCGCCATTGAAGCTGACTTCGGCGGCGAAGGACGTCTCGGACGCGGCTATCTTGTCGCCCAGGCGGGCGGTGTCGTCCGGCAGCGAAGTGACACCAATGGGGCTGTCTGCAGCCATGCGCTGCACTTCGTTCAGATCAGCCATTTGCGCGGGGCGCATCACCAGCATGGTGTCACTCCTTTGGGAAAACTGGCCGTTCATGACGGCACGGAAAAACGGCAGGCGCGCAATCAGGTTTGCAAGCACGCACCCGCTCTGGAATTCGGGTATCGCCGGCCCCGGTCATCAGGGCCAGCGAAGGGACCGCAGGCCGATCAGCCCTTGGTCAGTTGCGCCACGGCGCGCTCGAAGCGGTCCAAGCCTTCGTCGATGTCGGCATCTTCAACCACCAGGCTTGGGGCGAAGCGCACTACATCCGGGCCGGCCTGCAGGACCATCACGCCTTCCTTCTCGGCGGCGTTGAGTACGTCCTTGGCCTTGCCCTTCCAGGCCTCGGTCAGCACGCAGCCAATCAGCAGACCAACACCACGCACTTGGGAGAACAGGCCGAATTGCTGGCCGATTTTTTCCAGGCGGGTCTTGAAGCGCTCATGCTTGGCTTTGATGCCATTCAGGGTTTCCGGCGTATTGATGACGTCCAGCACGGCGCAGGCCACTGCGCAACCCAGCGGGTTGCCGCCATAAGTGGTGCCATGGGTGCCGACGGCCAGATGCTTGGCGATTTCGCTGGTGGTCAGCATGGCGCCGATCGGGAAACCACCGCCCAGGCTCTTGGCGCTGGTCAGGATATCCGGGGTCACGCCGTAGTGCTGGTAGGCGTACAGCGAACCGGTACGGCCGACGCCAGTCTGCACTTCGTCGAAGATCAGCAGGGCGTTGTGCTCGTCGCACAGTTTGCGTGCGCCTTCAAGGTAAGCCTTGTCGGCAGGAACCACACCGCTCTCGCCTTGGATCGGCTCGATCACCACCGCGCAGGTCTTGTCGGAGATCTGCGCCTTGAGCGCTTCCAGGTCGTTGTACGGTACATGGCTGATGCCGGTGATCTTCGGGCCGAAACCATCGGAGTACTTGGGCTGGCCACCGACACTGACGGTGAACAGGGTACGACCGTGGAAGCTGTTCACGGTGGCGATGATTTCGTGCTTCTCAGGGCCGAAGCGGTCATGGGCGACACGGCGGGCCAGCTTGAAGGCAGCCTCGTTGGACTCGGCGCCGGAGTTGCAGAAGAAGGCACGCTCGGCGAAAGTCGCGTCCACCAGCTTATGGGCCAGGCGCAGGGCCGGCTCGTTGGTGAAGACGTTGGACACATGCCAGAGGGTGTTGGCCTGCTCGGTCAGCGCCTTGACCAGCGCTGGATGGCAGTGCCCCAGGGCGTTGACGGCGATGCCGCCGGCGAAGTCGATCAGCTCACGGCCCGACTGGTCCCAGACTCGGGAACCCTCGCCTCGCACAGGAATGAAGGCCGCCGGAGAATAGTTGGGAACCATGACCTGGTCGAAATCGGCACGTTGCACCGGGGCTTGCTCAACGGACATCTGAGTCTCCTGAAGAGGAACGCTGGCCTGGAAGTGGCGAGCGATGGGGGGATTGTAAGGACTGATCCGCGCCTGTCCTTGCGGCCAAGCGACAACTTGTTACAGCGCTAAACCCTGTTTCAGCAAGGTTTTCGGCAATGCGACAAACACTGTCGCAATCGCGCAGTGTAACGGTAGAGGCGGGTTGGGTGAACGGGTGTTCACATGCGAGTGTACGACGTTATTCCTGCAGCGCGATTGAAATCGAGCGCCGCCCGCGCGGCGCATCGCTGGCTTCGCCAGCTCCCACATCTGTTTCGGGCCAATTATTCCTGTGGGATTCGCGCGCGACCGCTCTTGGCGCATGGCTCGATACCGCGTCGGACGACAAGGCGGTCGCGCGCGCCTGTCACAGGCGTTACTGGCCCGAAACCAATGTGGGAGCTGGCGAAGCCTGCGATGCGCCGCGCGGGCGGCGCTCGATATGCGCCACCCCGCAAAACCCAAGGCAAGCCCCCAAAACCATCAACCTTTTTCGGCAGGCGCCGAACTCAACTCGAACGGGCTGCTGCTGCGTCGCTGGTTGCGATCTTCCCGCGGCGTGGCGCCAAAGAAATTGCGATAGGCACTGGAGAAATGCGGCCCCGAGGAGAACCCGCACGACAAGCCGATCTGGATGATCGACTTGCTGGTCTGCATCAACATCTGCCGCGCCTTGTTCAAGCGCAGCTCCAGGTAATACTGGCTGGGCACCCGATTGAGGTACTGCTTGAAGATCCGCTCCAACTGCCGACGCGACACGCACACATGCTGGGCGATCTCATCGGTAGTCAGCGGCTCCTCGATGTTGGCCTCCATCAACACCACCGCCTGAGTCAGCTTGGGGTGGCTGGAGCCAAGGCGATTCTGCAGCGGAATGCGCTGGCGCTCACCGCCTTCACGAATGCGCTCGACCACCAACTCCTCGGACACCGCCCCAGCCAGCTCGGCGCCGTGATCCCGCGCCAGCACCGCCAGCAACAGGTCGGTGACCGCCATACCGCCACAAGCGGTCAGGCGATCACGGTCCCAATCGAACAGATGGCTGGTGGCGATCACCTTCGGGAAACGCTCGGCGAAGTCATCCTGCCAGCGCCAGTGCACCGCAGCACGGTAGCCGTCGAGTAAGCCGAGTTGGGCCATCGGGTACACGCCCGCAGACAGCCCACCGATCATGCAACCGCTGCGCGCCAACTGCTTGAGCGCGGACGACAGGGCCGAGCCCACAGCCTGCGGCGGCTCGTCCGCCAGCAGGAAGAGTTTGTGACAGCCTTCGAGACGACCGCTCCAAGGCTCGCCAGGCAGGCGCCAGCCCCCTTCTGGCGCAGGCTCGGCCTGCAGGAAGACGGTGTCATACACCACATCCGGATGCACCCGTTGCGCCACCTGCAACACGTCCTCGGCCAGCGCCAGGGTCAAGGGCTTGGTGCTGGGCCAGATGAGAAAACCGATTCGCTGGGTGGTCATAGGGTACGGTCCGAAACCTGAGGTTTTTCGAGTCTGTGGCGCCGGGTCAGGCTGCGCTCGCTGCGCAGCATGCCCTATTATGGTGCAAAGGTGCAGTCTTTACTTCAGGCTGCCAGAGAGGAACTGCTGCAGGCGCTCCGATTTCGGGTTGGCCAGCACTTCACGCGGGCAGCCCGTCTCTTCCACCAGGCCTTTATGCAGGAACACCAGCTGATTGGACACCTCACGGGCAAAGCCCATCTCGTGGGTGACCACCACCATGGTGCGGCCTTCCTGGGCCAGGCTCTGCATCACCTTGAGCACATCGCCCACCAGCTCAGGGTCGAGCGCCGAAGTCGGCTCGTCGAACAGCATCACCTCAGGCTCCATGGCCAGGGCACGGGCGATGGCCACGCGTTGCTGCTCGCCACCGGACATATGGCCCGGGAAGGCATCCTTGCGATGGGCAACGCCTACTTTGGCCAGATAGTGCTCAGCCTTTTCCAAGGCTTCTTTCTTGTTCACACCCAGCACATGCACCGGCGCCTCGATGATGTTCTCCAACGCGGTCATGTGCGACCACAGGTTGAAGTGCTGGAACACCATCGACAGGCGCGAGCGCATGCGCTGCAACTGACGCGGGTCGGCCGCCTTGAGCGCGCCATCCTTGCCGGCGACCATCTTCAGCTCTTCATTGTTGAGCAGAATCTTGCCCGCGTGGGGCTGCTCGAGCAGGTTGATGCAACGCAGGAAGGTCGATTTGCCCGAGCCACTGGAGCCGATGATGCTGATCACGTCGCCTGCCTTGGCGGCCAGGGACACACCCTTGAGCACTTCATGGCTGCCGTAGCGCTTATGCAGGTCTTGGACTTCTAGTTTGTACATGCTGTCGGTTCTCACAGAGCGATCAGTGCTTGCGCGGCGCCAGGTAGCCGAGCCAGCGGCGTTCGGCCATCTTGAACAGGCGCACCAGGATGAAGGTCAGGCACAGGTAGAACACGCCCGCCGTGATGTAAGCCTCGAAAGGCAGGTAGTACTGGGCATTGACCGTGCGCGCAGCACCGGTGATGTCGATCAGGGTCACGATGGATGCAAGACTGGTGGTCTGCAGCATCATGATCACCTCGTTGCTGTACTGCGGCAGCGCCCGGCGCAGGGCCGAGGGCAGCAGAATGCGCCGGTACATCTTCATGCGCGACATGCCCACCGCCTTGGCAGCTTCGATCTCGCCATGGGGCGTGGCCTTGAGGCTGCCGGCGATGATTTCGGCGGTGTAGGCACTGGTGTTGACGGCGAAGGCCAGGCACGCGCAGAAGGTCGCACTCGACAACCACGGCCAGAAGATACTCTCGCGCACCGCCTCGAACTGGGCCAGACCGTAATAGATCAGGAACAGCTGCACCAGCATCGGCGTGCCGCGGATCACATAGGTGTACAGCCAGGCCACCAGGTTCACCACCGGCTGCTTGGACACTCGCATCAAGCCCAGCGGAATGGCCGCCAGCAGACCGAACAGCAGCGACAGCGCCAGCAGCTTCAGAGTGGTCAGCAACCCACCGAGATACAGCGGCATGGCCTCCCAGACGACGTTGTAGTCGAAGATCATAGTTCAGCCACCTTGACGCCTACCGAGTAGCGCTTCTCGAGATATCGCAGGGCCAGCAGCGAGACACTGGTGATCACCAGGTACAACGCCGCCACCGCCAGGAAGAAGGTGAAGGGTTCACGGGTGGCATCGGCCGCCTGCTTGGCCTTGAACATCATGTCCTGCAGACCGACCACCGAAATCAACGCCGTGGCCTTGGTCAGTACCAGCCAGTTGTTGGTGAAGCCCGGAATCGCCAGACGGATCATCTGCGGCACCAGAATGCGAAAGAACACCTTGGTGTTGCTCATGCCATAGGCCACGCCGGCTTCGGCCTGGCCCTTGGGAATACCGAGGAATGCGCCACGGAAGGTTTCCGACAGGTAGGCGCCAAAAATGAAGCCCAACGTGCCGATACCAGCAATCAGCGGGTTAAGGTCGATGTAATCGTCGTAGCCGACCAGCGGCGCCACACGGTTGATCAGGTCCTGACCGCCGTAGAAGATCAGCAGGATCAGCACCAGATCCGGAATGCCACGAATCACAGTGGCGTACATGTCACCCAACCAGGCCAGCCAGCGCACAGGCGACAAGCGCAGCGCAACACCGATCAGGCCGAGCACGATGGCCAGGGCCATCGACGACAGGGCGAGCTGAAGCGTCAGCCACGCCCCGTCGAGGATGACTGCCCCGTAGCCTTTCAACATGATGAGGTCCTCGACCTAGAGAAATAAAAATGGTGCAAACCTCAGAGTCTCTGCTGTTTGCACCATTGCACCGGTGAAACTCGACGTCTTACTTCGAGTCTGGACCGTAGATGTCGAAGTTGAAGTATTTGGCTTCAATTTCTTTGTATTTGCCGTTGGCGCGGATCGCGTCGATGGCGGCGTTGATGCGGTCGGCGTTGGCCTTGTCACCCTTGCGCACGGCGATGCCGACGCCGTCACCGAAGTACTTCACGTCGGTGAACGATGGGCCGACGAAGGCGAAGCCTTTACCAGCATCGGTCTTCAGGAAGCCATCTTCGAGCAGGGTAGCGTCGGCAACGGTACCGTCCAGGCGGCCCGCGGCGACATCCAGGTAGATTTCGTTCTGAGTACCGTAAGGCACGACGGTGGCGCCCTTCGGAGCCAGGACTTCCTTGGCGAAGCGGTCATGGATCGAACCGCGCTGCACGCCAATTTTCTTGCCCTTGAGTTCATCCAGGCTTTCGCTGACGGTGGTGCCTTCCTTCATTACCAGGCGCGCTGGGGTCAGGTAGTAGCGCTTGGTGAAGTCCACCGATTTCTTGCGGTCTTCGGTGATCGACATGGACGACAGGATGGCGTCG includes:
- the aruF gene encoding arginine/ornithine succinyltransferase subunit alpha, whose amino-acid sequence is MLVMRPAQMADLNEVQRMAADSPIGVTSLPDDTARLGDKIAASETSFAAEVSFNGEESYFFVLEDSATGKLAGCSAIVASAGYSEPFYSFRNETFVHASRELKIHNKIHVLSLCHDLTGNSLLTSFYVVPELVSSAWAELNSRGRLLFMASHPERFADSVVTEIVGYSDDQGESPFWDAIGRNFFDLNYADAERLCGLKSRTFLAELMPHYPIYVPLLPDEAQEAMGQVHPRAQITFDILMREGFETEHYIDIFDGGPTLHARTSGIRSIAQSRVVPVKLDEAPIKGGRPYLVCNGQLQDYRAVLLELDWVPGKPVSLTAEAADALGVGEGASVRLVAV
- a CDS encoding aspartate aminotransferase family protein yields the protein MSVEQAPVQRADFDQVMVPNYSPAAFIPVRGEGSRVWDQSGRELIDFAGGIAVNALGHCHPALVKALTEQANTLWHVSNVFTNEPALRLAHKLVDATFAERAFFCNSGAESNEAAFKLARRVAHDRFGPEKHEIIATVNSFHGRTLFTVSVGGQPKYSDGFGPKITGISHVPYNDLEALKAQISDKTCAVVIEPIQGESGVVPADKAYLEGARKLCDEHNALLIFDEVQTGVGRTGSLYAYQHYGVTPDILTSAKSLGGGFPIGAMLTTSEIAKHLAVGTHGTTYGGNPLGCAVACAVLDVINTPETLNGIKAKHERFKTRLEKIGQQFGLFSQVRGVGLLIGCVLTEAWKGKAKDVLNAAEKEGVMVLQAGPDVVRFAPSLVVEDADIDEGLDRFERAVAQLTKG
- the argR gene encoding transcriptional regulator ArgR; its protein translation is MTTQRIGFLIWPSTKPLTLALAEDVLQVAQRVHPDVVYDTVFLQAEPAPEGGWRLPGEPWSGRLEGCHKLFLLADEPPQAVGSALSSALKQLARSGCMIGGLSAGVYPMAQLGLLDGYRAAVHWRWQDDFAERFPKVIATSHLFDWDRDRLTACGGMAVTDLLLAVLARDHGAELAGAVSEELVVERIREGGERQRIPLQNRLGSSHPKLTQAVVLMEANIEEPLTTDEIAQHVCVSRRQLERIFKQYLNRVPSQYYLELRLNKARQMLMQTSKSIIQIGLSCGFSSGPHFSSAYRNFFGATPREDRNQRRSSSPFELSSAPAEKG
- a CDS encoding ABC transporter ATP-binding protein codes for the protein MYKLEVQDLHKRYGSHEVLKGVSLAAKAGDVISIIGSSGSGKSTFLRCINLLEQPHAGKILLNNEELKMVAGKDGALKAADPRQLQRMRSRLSMVFQHFNLWSHMTALENIIEAPVHVLGVNKKEALEKAEHYLAKVGVAHRKDAFPGHMSGGEQQRVAIARALAMEPEVMLFDEPTSALDPELVGDVLKVMQSLAQEGRTMVVVTHEMGFAREVSNQLVFLHKGLVEETGCPREVLANPKSERLQQFLSGSLK
- a CDS encoding ABC transporter permease, with product MIFDYNVVWEAMPLYLGGLLTTLKLLALSLLFGLLAAIPLGLMRVSKQPVVNLVAWLYTYVIRGTPMLVQLFLIYYGLAQFEAVRESIFWPWLSSATFCACLAFAVNTSAYTAEIIAGSLKATPHGEIEAAKAVGMSRMKMYRRILLPSALRRALPQYSNEVIMMLQTTSLASIVTLIDITGAARTVNAQYYLPFEAYITAGVFYLCLTFILVRLFKMAERRWLGYLAPRKH
- a CDS encoding ABC transporter permease, coding for MLKGYGAVILDGAWLTLQLALSSMALAIVLGLIGVALRLSPVRWLAWLGDMYATVIRGIPDLVLILLIFYGGQDLINRVAPLVGYDDYIDLNPLIAGIGTLGFIFGAYLSETFRGAFLGIPKGQAEAGVAYGMSNTKVFFRILVPQMIRLAIPGFTNNWLVLTKATALISVVGLQDMMFKAKQAADATREPFTFFLAVAALYLVITSVSLLALRYLEKRYSVGVKVAEL
- a CDS encoding ABC transporter substrate-binding protein → MKKLALLGALALSVFSLVSQADEKPLKIGIEAAYPPFAFKQPDGSIAGFDYDIGNALCEEMKAKCTWVEQEFDGLIPALKVRKIDAILSSMSITEDRKKSVDFTKRYYLTPARLVMKEGTTVSESLDELKGKKIGVQRGSIHDRFAKEVLAPKGATVVPYGTQNEIYLDVAAGRLDGTVADATLLEDGFLKTDAGKGFAFVGPSFTDVKYFGDGVGIAVRKGDKANADRINAAIDAIRANGKYKEIEAKYFNFDIYGPDSK